The region TCCTGTGTTCGCCGTCTTCCATGAGCTGTGGTGGAAAACCTACTACATATAAACGGTTCAAACCCggaataaatcaatcaaacactGATTGGGATTTTTGAAACATCTGTTCTGTTCCTGGAAGTTAAAGAAAGAATCGTTGTAGTGCTCCTGTTTGGAGATGGGAGGAAATAATGGATCCACTTCTGATATTTGCCGATGGTCATCATCGGCTGCACGTCTAAAGCTGATTAACCCTCGATGTCAaccgaattcaagatggccagtccctaaagtttggtgtagtGGTCGCTGAGACTGATCCAAAAACGGCtgcttcagtcagttttacagacattcagCTGAGAGTTTAAATTAGTCCAGGTTTGAATCAAAGATGATTCACGTACATAAACTGCCAATCCTTCagggttgtttgttttctgacacaAACTCCTCCcactttattataaataagTGTCACAGACAGAATGAGATTTATTTAGACTCTGTCAGAATCAGAGAATTAAAATCTGAACGATGTCTTCAGGAGGCCCTCAGACTCCACGTCCCTGACTCCTGTGAGGAAGCTCCTCCTCCGGACGGACAGCCGACGGCTGCAGAACCCAAGAACCACGGTATCGTATCGTTCCTGAGTTTAAATGCTGACGACTGGCTGAATGTGgtgttaaataaaagcaggattTGAGAGGTTTTATAATCCGTGTGATGAATCCAGTTTCAGCGCAGAGTCTGGAGGAAATTATCTCTGGCTTCCAGAAGATTCTTCTGAAGGACCTGGAGGTGATGAAGTACAGACAGGTGATCCACCCGGTGCTGCAGGAAGGTACGCATGGCCTGCTTCCACCCTGTCATGTATCAGGATGCAGCTCTGAACTCACCTTTCCTGCTTGTATTTGGTGCTCAGTTGGTCTGAAGATGACTCTGCTGGATCCGGCTCTGTCCATCGACCTGCAGTACCTGGGAGTCCACCTTCCCATCCCCGCTCCCGGAGTCGGCGTGGAGCCGCTGACTCCGAGTCTGTCGTCGCCCGAGGGTGAggctgtttgaaaataaaaacttatttcaaAGCTGCTAAAAGAATCGAAAGGAGAACGTTGTCATCctgttctctttatttttattagttccAGGTTCTTCTGCTGCGTTTCTGTCCAGAACGGGAAAAACGACAGATGTGACTCAAATTAAAGGCTGGAAGGAAAAGTTCACCCCGTCAGAAACGGCGTCCGGCTCCGTCTCCAAACCTGAAGGTGCTTTACGCCTCGTCCTCAGCGCCAAGCCACACGCTTCACAGGAAATATAAGATTAACGCTGTGTCGAACGCTGGCTgggaaatgatttgtttttaaaccaaaaagaagcagaacagtagctaaaagtattaaacgGCTAGCTAGAAGCAAAAAGGATCGAAgcgctggctaaaagctaaaagtagcaaaagtttTGCTCAAAGCCTAAAAGtctaaaagtagcttaagaaaACAAGAACTGAGCCAGAAGCTGAAGTAGAttacaaagagaacaaagtttttgaaggaactgaagagatctccgtgcatttctatggggagaaatatttgttaatgaggttaatttaaataaaaagtatgaaaaatacataaactgaaagtcgtagcacccatctcctgatcTTTGAACATCTGAAGCAGCAGAAGTTCAGAGATCGTAGAGAACACGTTTTCTTAGTTCTTCACAGAACAGAAAGGTTAAATCTACCTGACTAGTCGATCCTGGATCAGGTCTCCTGTCCCCGGTGGTTCTAACGGTCCTGTGTTGCGTCCTGCAGCCGGTCCCAGCTCAGAGCCGCAGAAGAAGAACCTGTCGGCGTTCTGCAGCGACATGCTGGACGAGTACCTGGAGAACGAGGCGAAGCTGATCGACGAGCGAGCCGCCAGCTTCTCCCAGCCGCCGGTGGAGCCGCCCGTCTACAAGCTGCCCGTGAGCAGCACCAGCTACGTCCGGACTCTGGACCACGTCCTGAAGAAGCAGACAGCGGGCCCGCCGGCCTCGGACCTCATATCTGGGTTCATCCCCCCATCGAAGAGACCCCGGTTCAAGGAGGCTAAAACGTGTCGGAGGTCCGAGAAGAGGCTGAAGGGTCCGAAGCTGAGCAAACCCAGGCCAGCTTCTGGAGCACCTGAGTCCAGTTCAGGTGCAGCCCTCTCTGAGACCACACCACCTCTGAGCCCCCCAACCTttaagaggaggaggaaactgaAACCCACGGCCTCATCCCAGACCCTCGGCCCCCCCAGGCTCCTGGCCCCGCTGCCGGATGTGTTCCAGGGCCTGGCTCCGGTGGAGTCGGACTCGGAGCTGGCACCGACCGCCAGCCCGAAGGAGGAGTCCTCCAAGAAGGAGGGCAGACCCAGGACGACCCGGGCCCTGCTGAGACAGAAGGACCTGGAGGACTGCGTGGCGTTGGAGGGCCGTTTCCGGACCAGCATCACAGAGGAGCGAGCGGCCATCGCGCTGACGTCGCTCTTCACTCAGACTGTAAGACCTGCTGCTCTCGGCTCGTATCCATGAAGTCCTAAAAATCCTGTCTGCATTTTGCATCAGAGATAACTTTCTGCCCCCCCGCAGGGTTTCGTGAGTGAGAACCCGACTGCGCCGATCCAGCTGAAGAGCCGGCGGCGGTTCCCCTGCCTGAACGAGTTCTGCCGGCTCGGCTGCGTCTGCTCCAGTTTGTCCCACTCCTCCAGGAGCAGCCACTGCGGCCGGCCCGCCTGCATGTTCGGCTGCAGCTGCCTCAAGCAGAAGGTGGTCCTCCTCAAGAACCTGGACAGCTCCGACTCCAGCCCCACGCCGCCCCACGGCAAGggcaggaagaagaggaggaggaggatgaagatggcTTACGGTAAGATTTCAGCTCATCCAACGAGAACCAGAGAGGAGCGTTAATTAAACAAAGTTTCTCCTTCATGCTGGTAGTTCTGAAGGAGGCGGACAGCGTGAGCCGGCCTGCCGAGCGGGTCCAGACTTTGTGGAGGAAGAACGCCGGAGCTTCAGACCCAGAGCTGGTCTTCATCCCCAACATGGCCTCCGTCTCCGCCCCTGCTGTAAGCTCAGACCTGACAGAAAAACGTGAGGCTGTCTCAGCCAGACGTGAGCTGATTGTTCGTTTCTTTTCAGGTGAGCAGAAACAATCGCAGCAGTTGTGCCCGAGTCCGAGGCTTCAGAGGAaagatgcagaaacagaaggtgaAAGTTCGTATCTGaataattctgcttttattggaAATAAACGAGATCAGAGAAATAATCTctgacaaaaatctgaaaagagctgaaacagaaatgttaaaaagtcaaatttattgaTAAATCTCTTTGCAGCAacaagtgctttacatcatgaaaacacaataaaataaaaagctaaacttatttaaaactaaggtataataaactgataataagctaaagctcagctgaacagatcagacatGAAGTGAAGATggattaaactaaactaaaggtaccagaagagttaaaaacctttttaataaaaggccaactaaaagtcagaaggcttaaaaaataaaaaaacaagcagaaaaccgTCTGAAAGCTGAAGAAGAAAGTAAATTATGTAAGTAAGTATAAAAGTGAGTGTTTGGAtgtatgaacagctaaaatatggATCCAGGATAAATCTGAAGAAACATCTGGACTTGTCCTGGGATGAGAAGCGAACCGtctccagaacagaaccagatgTTTCTggtttgaaccttttttttttggatcagCTAAAAAAGcccaaagtctgcagaagtagctGGAATTTAAAACCAAACGGTCCTGCTTCACGTGGACTGAGAGCTGACCCGGTTTTGACCCGGACCATGTGACCTGACTCGTTTTGTCCCACAGAAGCCGGTGAAGGACACGGGGCTGGTCACGCGACGAGCTGCTGGACTGAAAGGTCTCAAACAGCGGGAGCCGACCCTGAAGGAGACAAACGCCTCAACATCTAACCCTCCTGGTAGGTTCAGGATCCACACATCAGctcgggttctggttctgtcctcaGCCTGATGGACCCgtctcctgtctcctgtctcctcAGCAGCTGATGACGTCCAGCAGCTCCCCCCCAAGCCTCCTGAAAGTCCTCCCCCAGAGTCCACGCCCAAGCCGTCGAAACGCCTCTTCATCAAGGCCGACTGCAAGTGGGCGAGTGACGCCGACCGCAGCTCCACGGTGAAGAAGCTGTGCGAGGCGATGGCCCGGGAGCAGCTGACCAAACCCTTCTGGATCAAACAGTACCTGATCGTCCCCATCGATGAGACCGTGGAGGGGAGCGGGGCCAACCAGTGCATCCAGTACAGAGTCCAGATAACCACGCCCAAACTGCAGAGAGCAAAAGGTCCGGTTCCAGGGAAACCTGCGAGCCAGCGGAGCCAGAAAGCTCAGCAGAGACAGGTGAACATCTGCTTCAGCCGTCACAGATTACTGGAGCAGAAACATCTGCCTCTGGGCTCAGCTGAAACCTTCTGTCTTTCAGAGCCGCCAGCCAACACTGGTCCCCGGTGAGATGGAGCCTCCTCTGGAGAAGGCCCAACCTTTGGAGGAGGTGTCTGAGAACCCGGAGCCTCTGCAGGTGAAGAAGGAGGCGGGGAAGAAGCTGGAGGCAGTGGAGGACTGGCAGAAGGAGATCGAGGGCAGCGACACCGAGGAGGAGCGAGACAGCCGCTCAGGCCGCAGAGCCGAGGTCAAGCAGGAGAGAAGCTCAGAGGAGAttaaaccacagaagaagaacgtCGGCATGGCTACGCCTCGCCTGAAAGGAGCGACTCCTGCTGGTTTCATCTCAGCCcacaggaaacagaaaggaGGAACAGATCACCTGGTCCAGGTAAACCCTCACCTGCTGCTCAGAGACGCCAGTTGGTGTTCGTTAGGCTGAGattagcagaacagaagctaaaattagcagaacagaagctaaaattagcagaacagaagctaaaattagcacaacagaagctaaaattagcataacagaagctaaaattagcataacagaagctaaaattataagtaactagaagctaaaactagcagaacagaagctaaaattatcagTAAAACAGGTGCTAAAATGAGCAacactgtagctaaaagctcaaggaaaaggttaactaaaagctaaaagtagcagctgaagcagatttctgtgttagattttaaataaagttaaatattgtaGCCGCTCATTCTTTTCGGGAATGTTTGGTCTTTAATTCTGTCGGGAAAAAGTGAaggaaagtttgtttgttttggtgtttctgCAGGTGAACGGGGAGTCGCTGCACCCGGAGCCTCGTCTGGTTGGCTTCCTGACCGGACAGGTGGGGTCTCAGCCTCCGGGTTCAGGTCTGACCCCCCACACCGTCTCAGCTTCACCCTCAGTCCGTCCCACAGCCACCTGTCTCCGCCCAGGTGAGCAGAGACGCCTAAACATGAAAGAGCAAAGACACATTTAATGTCTAAACCTGGTTTCTTTCGTTTTCAGACTCGGAGCCCCCAGCCCCGCCCCCAGCCCCGCCTCCTCCCAAAGACTCCCAGGTGATGCTGATCCCGGTCCAGTCCTCTGCGGGTCAGCGGATGGTCCTGCAGCAGATCCCGTCGGCGTCGGGAGCGCCGTATTATCGCCGGCCGGACGGGAAGTTGGTCCAGCTGATCCCCATCAACCACCTGAGACCCGTAGAGCTGAAGGCGGCCGCTCCGACAGGTGAGCGTTCACACCTGAGGGACAGATCTGGACTTGTCACGTTTCACGGCTCAGTCAGGTTTTCAGATGATGAGGTTGTCCCTTTCTTGTCTCTCTCGTAGAtctgtcctcctcgtcctcctcgtcctcgccCTCTCTGACACCAGCAGTGAAAAAGCCATCTCTGACCACGCTGATcgtgccctcctcctcctcctcctcctcttcatcattgtctccagctgtcttctCCCCCGTGCCCTTgtcttcgtcctcctcctctgtccccGTCCACCCGCAGCCTGTCTTTGTGGCTGACCAGAGTCCCTGCTCCATGGAAGTCCTCAGCTCCAGCAGAGACCCCGTCTTCGTCTCCCTGCCCTCCGCCCAGGTGGTGACGGCTCCACCTGGCCTCCCGCAGCCTCCGGACCCCCCGCCTACGGCCCCCATCGACCTGTCCTCCAGGGGTCAAAGGACCGAGCGGGAGGTCAAAGCAGCGTCCGCCGGTCCTGAAGACGTGGTTGTCCAGCACAAAACGGCGTCTCCAGTAACCCCGCCCCCTGCAGAGACGCTCCCTCCTCCACCCGAGTCACCAGAACAGGAGCTGGCCCGCGACCCGATGGATCTGGACATCATCAGCGTGTATGACGAGGCGGAGCTTGTTGTGGCGGAGAGGCGGCCGGTGGACGTGGTGGAGCTGACGTCCAGCAGCGACACGGAGAACTCGTCCGACTTCAGAGAGTCCGACAGCGACGACGAGAAGCCGCTTCTTCCCGACAGCACCGTAAGCTCCTGTAACCAGAACAGGTCTGATCCGACCGCCGTCTTCATGCCGGTAACAGGTGTTGATGTTTGTTTACGCAGCGCCACATTCACAACATGAACGAGAGGAGGCGCCGCGTGCAGCTGCAGCGGCGGTTCAGCAGCCTGAGGAAGGAGATGGGACACACCGAGGACAAGCTGTCCAAGGTGTCCACTCTGACGAAGGTCAGGAAGCGGCAGACAGACCGGCAGTTTGTCGCGGGAACCGCCCCTAAACCACCACGGGCTGTTTCTGTGCAGGCAGCCAAGCTGATCCGGGAGCTGAGGTGCACTGAGGACGctctgaggaggaagaagaggcggctgaggaagaggagggataAATACCTGTCGTTACTGGATCCATCAGCAGGTCTGAACAGACGTTTTAAATGTTCCCACCTGGTAAATGTTTCTGTACGGAACAGAGATCTCCTCAGTCCTCAGAGACTCCTCTGTCCCTCAGAGAGGAGATAAATGTTAAAGGAAGTGAGAAACCAGCTCATACACAGAATTTAAAGATAATGAAGAGTAATGTGACGCTTCAGAAGCTCCTCATCCACGGGACGAGGCTGAAACTCCAGCTCCATGTCTTCACCGACtctgttctttgtttctgttccagCAGCACATCTGAccgaggctgctgctgctgatgaggtggtggaggtggtggaggtgaTAGACGTATCAGACGACATCATTGAAGTCTCATCTGATGAGGAGAAACTCACCAAGTCCGACCGGACGGCTGAGACTGACGTAAGACTCcgtgcttttgtttctgtctttattcGACCCTTTTCCTCTGCAGTCAGACGCTAACGGTGGATAATGTGAGGACAGAGTGGCGTTTTATCAGGCGGAGCTCCGTCTCAGTCGTTTGTTGCGGTCTGTTCAGGGCGCAGAGACGTTTGAAGTCCGGCGGAGGTcatgtgaggaggaggaggaggaggaaggcatGACGAGGCTGAAGGAGAGTCGTGGCTGTGGAGCAGTTCAGAGGACGGAGAAGTAAGAAGTGAAGCCGAGTCTTTGTTGTTAAACCAGatgagctaaaactaaaactacagCTGTTCAGTGAATAAATGTCTTCCTTTAACCGAAGCCTGGAGACACAAAcagcatcttacctgtcgcAGATAGCTCCCTGAACAACCGAAATCTGAAGAAAGAGTtcaattctgacaggactgacaagcaaacggctagtctgaatgcgGCTGAGACCAAATTGTTGCCGCCGTTTCTTTCAGAAGTGACGCCAGGATGCATCGAAAgcgctacagccagctgctgctgccgtctGCGGAGCTCTGCGTAAACAGTCGAGCTTCTTTAAGGCGGCAGCGAAGATCTCACTGAGCGGCGTTTTTTAAGCATGTTTAGTTTATGGTTGccaaataaaagtattaaactAATTAACTTGAGTTGCAGCCAATAAACTTGTTACGTTTTCAGCCAATTCAGTTCGATTCCGAGAGAAA is a window of Kryptolebias marmoratus isolate JLee-2015 linkage group LG10, ASM164957v2, whole genome shotgun sequence DNA encoding:
- the mgaa gene encoding MAX dimerization protein MGA a isoform X1; its protein translation is MASTKTRHSMVFLKDGTTVPTASAADPPPARLAALRPEKVNRSGTVQSTRVFGDEAGLEHNMYAVKEAFTRTGENRPAGLNTDSVSPDSVCKGVRVTLDNNSMWNECFRCRTEMILTKQGSRMFPYCRFRISGLQQCRKYVLVMDIQPLDSSQYRWTGDSWQVSRKAECQIKTKPFIHPESPATGQHWMQGPVSFYKLKLTNNTSDQEGNIILHPLHRYLPRLHLVETDKAVKDIRLNGPNVLTFAFPQTEFMTVTTYQNPQFAQLKVNYNPFAKGLKEDGSNLSGLKLKTNSGRELNKDGGNAVAEQHPVKKSLKFLLANHKPRCSKAGDPKPSAPKELQRSSDYSAAVVPGESPSSNSRPAQKLISQLICEAHVSLQRSSSEQRSTNLSSPVRAAQNNTKTPTNRDDTAAPAPTVQTSREMKDDDRLSDPQTPPDVVRRSSCDAAPSAEQTASSDSAKQQKRPARLPLPALALFLKQHSAKHKRSNSKLSSPPPESSGPGPGPEDSGEAARQPSSPANRVAASDSQAAKSESLSSELEVFHDEPDMYNSETPKVCPSTCSTSPERPRLSPPLSTVLSAPNSPKTSQAVEDTAVEDTAVEDTPVGTSSMKTESLLFDPECSSLGFEPMSPASSPEPLPPLPASLAFEIDPASSVAAGAAESAQAPELASPSSVFTWHTVLPPPDTYVDSTFTAFQPPPQASPLKSVTPPLLPCLDASAPPDESAEPSLPFPAELSPLALHLSLSPTFSSLDENGLSPAPSLSELVHFFSTDVDIGIGGEFSNPEATPAPSPPPPPEETQAPPPQAQPAPARKPGRRKRSKSTKLARLDMNQNMEDYRSLQPNLEEVEEQLFVSFASKEALRLHVPDSCEEAPPPDGQPTAAEPKNHVSAQSLEEIISGFQKILLKDLEVMKYRQVIHPVLQEVGLKMTLLDPALSIDLQYLGVHLPIPAPGVGVEPLTPSLSSPEVPGSSAAFLSRTGKTTDVTQIKGWKEKFTPSETASGSVSKPEAGPSSEPQKKNLSAFCSDMLDEYLENEAKLIDERAASFSQPPVEPPVYKLPVSSTSYVRTLDHVLKKQTAGPPASDLISGFIPPSKRPRFKEAKTCRRSEKRLKGPKLSKPRPASGAPESSSGAALSETTPPLSPPTFKRRRKLKPTASSQTLGPPRLLAPLPDVFQGLAPVESDSELAPTASPKEESSKKEGRPRTTRALLRQKDLEDCVALEGRFRTSITEERAAIALTSLFTQTGFVSENPTAPIQLKSRRRFPCLNEFCRLGCVCSSLSHSSRSSHCGRPACMFGCSCLKQKVVLLKNLDSSDSSPTPPHGKGRKKRRRRMKMAYVLKEADSVSRPAERVQTLWRKNAGASDPELVFIPNMASVSAPAVSRNNRSSCARVRGFRGKMQKQKVKKPVKDTGLVTRRAAGLKGLKQREPTLKETNASTSNPPAADDVQQLPPKPPESPPPESTPKPSKRLFIKADCKWASDADRSSTVKKLCEAMAREQLTKPFWIKQYLIVPIDETVEGSGANQCIQYRVQITTPKLQRAKGPVPGKPASQRSQKAQQRQSRQPTLVPGEMEPPLEKAQPLEEVSENPEPLQVKKEAGKKLEAVEDWQKEIEGSDTEEERDSRSGRRAEVKQERSSEEIKPQKKNVGMATPRLKGATPAGFISAHRKQKGGTDHLVQVNGESLHPEPRLVGFLTGQVGSQPPGSGLTPHTVSASPSVRPTATCLRPDSEPPAPPPAPPPPKDSQVMLIPVQSSAGQRMVLQQIPSASGAPYYRRPDGKLVQLIPINHLRPVELKAAAPTDLSSSSSSSSPSLTPAVKKPSLTTLIVPSSSSSSSSSLSPAVFSPVPLSSSSSSVPVHPQPVFVADQSPCSMEVLSSSRDPVFVSLPSAQVVTAPPGLPQPPDPPPTAPIDLSSRGQRTEREVKAASAGPEDVVVQHKTASPVTPPPAETLPPPPESPEQELARDPMDLDIISVYDEAELVVAERRPVDVVELTSSSDTENSSDFRESDSDDEKPLLPDSTRHIHNMNERRRRVQLQRRFSSLRKEMGHTEDKLSKVSTLTKAAKLIRELRCTEDALRRKKRRLRKRRDKYLSLLDPSAAAHLTEAAAADEVVEVVEVIDVSDDIIEVSSDEEKLTKSDRTAETDGAETFEVRRRSCEEEEEEEGMTRLKESRGCGAVQRTEKDEMETRSAIMNIPTSPRKPPLDQEIKAPLREMEKLKSFESSLNHEKDEEGSWKASGREKLLTKQELKVEETLQEANQPPAGGGAPVAPPTGDTQDYITPSHPQWTTQAPPPCAVGLSISVLAHPTVSHNAPGTTKQPKTVPNILSRSKNPPRPPSLSASEGAPSSQEPLVPAKVLSLVGETLPMNPFLTVSPVIVGATFLRADPPPAPVSSSLPLFAQTGSPLPPLPPHLHQMQPSFSHPGPGGPPLLLLSRNQDSSQTLRPAAFGPGQRSDSHPGERPPGPDPRRDPDSESLSTLLDEIVFLNQKTVASATAPEKLLCEDPGGAGEQARPPDSVDPRLIDLTETDAEGEQPGPDSVNTNCGVLAPPPLLHMKMGGAKVGGLSRSDGAAADGVGSVRGGGGGGWRPMPRLVPLGVRGNSPS
- the mgaa gene encoding MAX dimerization protein MGA a isoform X3, whose translation is MASTKTRHSMVFLKDGTTVPTASAADPPPARLAALRPEKVNRSGTVQSTRVFGDEAGLEHNMYAVKEAFTRTGENRPAGLNTDSVSPDSVCKGVRVTLDNNSMWNECFRCRTEMILTKQGSRMFPYCRFRISGLQQCRKYVLVMDIQPLDSSQYRWTGDSWQVSRKAECQIKTKPFIHPESPATGQHWMQGPVSFYKLKLTNNTSDQEGNIILHPLHRYLPRLHLVETDKAVKDIRLNGPNVLTFAFPQTEFMTVTTYQNPQFAQLKVNYNPFAKGLKEDGSNLSGLKLKTNSGRELNKDGGNAVAEQHPVKKSLKFLLANHKPRCSKAGDPKPSAPKELQRSSDYSAAVVPGESPSSNSRPAQKLISQLICEAHVSLQRSSSEQRSTNLSSPVRAAQNNTKTPTNRDDTAAPAPTVQTSREMKDDDRLSDPQTPPDVVRRSSCDAAPSAEQTASSDSAKQQKRPARLPLPALALFLKQHSAKHKRSNSKLSSPPPESSGPGPGPEDSGEAARQPSSPANRVAASDSQAAKSESLSSELEVFHDEPDMYNSETPKVCPSTCSTSPERPRLSPPLSTVLSAPNSPKTSQAVEDTAVEDTAVEDTPVGTSSMKTESLLFDPECSSLGFEPMSPASSPEPLPPLPASLAFEIDPASSVAAGAAESAQAPELASPSSVFTWHTVLPPPDTYVDSTFTAFQPPPQASPLKSVTPPLLPCLDASAPPDESAEPSLPFPAELSPLALHLSLSPTFSSLDENGLSPAPSLSELVHFFSTDVDIGIGGEFSNPEATPAPSPPPPPEETQAPPPQAQPAPARKPGRRKRSKSTKLARLDMNQNMEDYRSLQPNLEEVEEQLFVSFASKEALRLHVPDSCEEAPPPDGQPTAAEPKNHVSAQSLEEIISGFQKILLKDLEVMKYRQVIHPVLQEVGLKMTLLDPALSIDLQYLGVHLPIPAPGVGVEPLTPSLSSPEVPGSSAAFLSRTGKTTDVTQIKGWKEKFTPSETASGSVSKPEAGPSSEPQKKNLSAFCSDMLDEYLENEAKLIDERAASFSQPPVEPPVYKLPVSSTSYVRTLDHVLKKQTAGPPASDLISGFIPPSKRPRFKEAKTCRRSEKRLKGPKLSKPRPASGAPESSSGAALSETTPPLSPPTFKRRRKLKPTASSQTLGPPRLLAPLPDVFQGLAPVESDSELAPTASPKEESSKKEGRPRTTRALLRQKDLEDCVALEGRFRTSITEERAAIALTSLFTQTGFVSENPTAPIQLKSRRRFPCLNEFCRLGCVCSSLSHSSRSSHCGRPACMFGCSCLKQKVVLLKNLDSSDSSPTPPHGKGRKKRRRRMKMAYVLKEADSVSRPAERVQTLWRKNAGASDPELVFIPNMASVSAPAVSRNNRSSCARVRGFRGKMQKQKVKKPVKDTGLVTRRAAGLKGLKQREPTLKETNASTSNPPAADDVQQLPPKPPESPPPESTPKPSKRLFIKADCKWASDADRSSTVKKLCEAMAREQLTKPFWIKQYLIVPIDETVEGSGANQCIQYRVQITTPKLQRAKGPVPGKPASQRSQKAQQRQSRQPTLVPGEMEPPLEKAQPLEEVSENPEPLQVKKEAGKKLEAVEDWQKEIEGSDTEEERDSRSGRRAEVKQERSSEEIKPQKKNVGMATPRLKGATPAGFISAHRKQKGGTDHLVQVNGESLHPEPRLVGFLTGQVGSQPPGSGLTPHTVSASPSVRPTATCLRPDSEPPAPPPAPPPPKDSQVMLIPVQSSAGQRMVLQQIPSASGAPYYRRPDGKLVQLIPINHLRPVELKAAAPTDLSSSSSSSSPSLTPAVKKPSLTTLIVPSSSSSSSSSLSPAVFSPVPLSSSSSSVPVHPQPVFVADQSPCSMEVLSSSRDPVFVSLPSAQVVTAPPGLPQPPDPPPTAPIDLSSRGQRTEREVKAASAGPEDVVVQHKTASPVTPPPAETLPPPPESPEQELARDPMDLDIISVYDEAELVVAERRPVDVVELTSSSDTENSSDFRESDSDDEKPLLPDSTRHIHNMNERRRRVQLQRRFSSLRKEMGHTEDKLSKVSTLTKAAKLIRELRCTEDALRRKKRRLRKRRDKYLSLLDPSAAHLTEAAAADEVVEVVEVIDVSDDIIEVSSDEEKLTKSDRTAETDGAETFEVRRRSCEEEEEEEGMTRLKESRGCGAVQRTEKDEMETRSAIMNIPTSPRKPPLDQEIKAPLREMEKLKSFESSLNHEKDEEGSWKASGREKLLTKQELKVEETLQEANQPPAGGGAPVAPPTGDTQDYITPSHPQWTTQAPPPCAVGLSISVLAHPTVSHNAPGTTKQPKTVPNILSRSKNPPRPPSLSASEGAPSSQEPLVPAKVLSLVGETLPMNPFLTVSPVIVGATFLRADPPPAPVSSSLPLFAQTGSPLPPLPPHLHQMQPSFSHPGPGGPPLLLLSRNQDSSQTLRPAAFGPGQRSDSHPGERPPGPDPRRDPDSESLSTLLDEIVFLNQKTVASATAPEKLLCEDPGGAGEQARPPDSVDPRLIDLTETDAEGEQPGPDSVNTNCGVLAPPPLLHMKMGGAKVGGLSRSDGAAADGVGSVRGGGGGGWRPMPRLVPLGVRGNSPS